DNA from Magnetococcales bacterium:
CACCGCTGCGATAACGCGCCTTCATGCGACGCGCCTGGAAATCCTCCGTGTTGGAACAGGAGGAGATCTCCCGGTAGCAGCCCTGACCCGGAAGCCAGACTTCCAGATCATAGGTTTTGGCCGCCGAAAAGCCCATGTCCCCGCAACATAACGCCACCCGTCGGAAAGGCAGCTCCAGGCGGCGCAGCACCTCTTCCGCATGGCCGGTCATCTCTTCCAAGGCTTCATAGCTCGTTTCCGGGGTGGTGATCTGCACCAGTTCCACCTTGTCGAACTGATGCTGCCGGATCAAACCACGGGTATCCCGCCCCGCTGCCCCGGCTTCCCGCCGGAAACAGGCAGTCCAGGCAGTGAGACGCATCGGCAGGGCCGAGGCCTCCACAATGCCCTCCCTCACCAGGTTGGTCAAAGGGACTTCCGCCGTGGGAATCAGATAAAAAGGGTCGTCACGGGTGCGGAACAGATCCTCCTCGAACTTCGGCAACTGCCCCGTGCCCAGCAAACACCCCTCATGCACCAGAAACGGCGGCAGAATTTCCTCGTAACCGTGTTCCGTGGTATGCAGATCCAGCATGAGCTGAATCAGGGCCCGCGACAGCCGCGCCGCCGTGTTGCGCAACACCGTGAAACGCGCACCGGCCACCCTGGCGCCGGCGTCGAAATCGAGCCCCAGAGCGGGCCCCAGATCCCAGTGGGCCTGGGGGGCGAAGTCGAAAACCGGGGG
Protein-coding regions in this window:
- the serS gene encoding serine--tRNA ligase — protein: MLDVRRIRTEPEAVQKSLERRGKGYNLEGFLSLEAEKRQVQSRTEALQARRNAISKEVGQRKQQGLDAGDLLAEMQGVGPAIKELGERLKVLETRLEQAVLELPNLPHASVPDGNSAEDNPVLKVVGEPPVFDFAPQAHWDLGPALGLDFDAGARVAGARFTVLRNTAARLSRALIQLMLDLHTTEHGYEEILPPFLVHEGCLLGTGQLPKFEEDLFRTRDDPFYLIPTAEVPLTNLVREGIVEASALPMRLTAWTACFRREAGAAGRDTRGLIRQHQFDKVELVQITTPETSYEALEEMTGHAEEVLRRLELPFRRVALCCGDMGFSAAKTYDLEVWLPGQGCYREISSCSNTEDFQARRMKARYRSGEGRVDLVHTLNGSGVAVGRALVAVLENFQQADGSVVLPDALRPYMGGLERIQPKG